In Halioglobus japonicus, a single window of DNA contains:
- a CDS encoding class I SAM-dependent methyltransferase, with protein sequence MAAASRLETAHGSWQLHRYPQRAGEQLQAWCGADLLLMDAALERGAAPSLVVNDEHGALCVALQPQQLWTDSALAALATAANLQANSCLPVAVIWSTQAPSCAEGPVVLRVPKQSAYFEHQLATLHAVMPVGAELICAGMDKHLSPATAATIARYFGHVERHRGARKARVFTAIREAGSTIDPPLNPSYYCPPLDCELTGSPNVFSASSLDIGSRFLIENLPALNPAHRVADLACGNGVLGLCAKQLGLASEVHFFDESAMAVASARANWQALYPGETAHFLHGDGLLNSETKFDLILCNPPFHLGHSVDDFVGRRLLMQCREKLSENGILVLVANRHLPYARLLNAHFRNTAILAENRKFRIWQAESVA encoded by the coding sequence ATGGCCGCCGCCAGTCGCCTGGAAACCGCCCATGGCAGCTGGCAGCTCCATCGCTACCCGCAACGCGCCGGCGAACAACTACAGGCCTGGTGCGGCGCCGATTTGTTACTCATGGATGCCGCCCTCGAACGCGGCGCGGCACCGTCCCTGGTCGTCAATGACGAACATGGCGCGCTGTGCGTGGCCCTGCAACCGCAGCAACTCTGGACTGACTCAGCGCTGGCGGCCCTGGCGACCGCCGCCAATCTGCAGGCCAATAGCTGCTTGCCGGTCGCCGTTATCTGGAGCACTCAAGCACCCAGCTGTGCAGAGGGGCCGGTAGTGCTACGGGTTCCAAAGCAAAGCGCCTACTTCGAGCACCAACTGGCCACCTTACACGCTGTTATGCCGGTGGGCGCTGAACTCATCTGCGCTGGCATGGATAAGCATCTTTCTCCCGCCACCGCCGCCACCATTGCCCGCTATTTTGGCCATGTCGAGCGCCATCGGGGAGCCCGTAAGGCGCGAGTTTTCACCGCCATACGCGAGGCAGGCAGCACCATTGATCCGCCGCTCAACCCAAGCTACTACTGCCCTCCTCTGGATTGTGAACTCACTGGCTCGCCAAATGTGTTCAGTGCCTCGAGCCTGGATATCGGCTCCCGCTTTCTGATTGAAAACCTGCCCGCACTCAATCCTGCGCATCGCGTGGCCGACCTCGCCTGTGGCAATGGCGTGCTGGGCCTTTGCGCAAAACAGTTGGGCCTTGCAAGCGAGGTACACTTCTTTGATGAATCTGCCATGGCAGTGGCTTCTGCTCGAGCCAACTGGCAAGCCCTGTACCCCGGGGAGACCGCACACTTTCTCCATGGCGACGGGTTGTTAAACAGCGAGACAAAATTCGACTTAATCCTCTGCAATCCCCCCTTCCACCTGGGCCACAGTGTCGACGACTTTGTGGGACGCAGGCTATTAATGCAGTGTCGGGAAAAACTGAGTGAAAACGGCATTCTGGTGCTGGTGGCCAATCGTCATCTTCCTTACGCCCGGCTACTCAACGCGCATTTTCGGAATACCGCCATTCTTGCCGAGAACCGCAAGTTCAGAATCTGGCAGGCTGAGTCAGTTGCCTGA
- a CDS encoding LysM peptidoglycan-binding domain-containing protein: MPNSPAFDVGNTGGQIELARAASLAGVDLSMIQALNPGQLRWATSPETAQELLLPTGTADAFHSGIAQLTDADRVRWEHYRIQNGDNLIRIARKFDTEVELLRQVNDIRGSMIRAGDTLMIPQGSDWATSLAMADRSRISPTKRGYRVRRGDSLYRIAGKFKVSVHDIIAWNSLDPNAYLQPGQKLTLYVSGG, translated from the coding sequence GTGCCAAACTCACCGGCTTTCGACGTGGGCAACACTGGCGGACAGATAGAATTGGCACGGGCGGCATCACTGGCAGGCGTCGATTTGAGCATGATCCAGGCCCTGAACCCCGGTCAACTGCGATGGGCCACATCACCGGAAACTGCCCAGGAACTGCTTCTTCCCACCGGCACCGCTGATGCCTTCCACAGCGGCATTGCCCAGCTAACCGACGCTGACCGGGTGCGCTGGGAACACTACCGCATCCAGAACGGCGACAACCTGATCCGCATCGCCCGGAAATTCGACACCGAGGTGGAGCTGCTACGCCAGGTCAACGATATACGTGGCAGCATGATTCGCGCCGGCGACACACTCATGATTCCCCAGGGCAGCGATTGGGCCACCAGCCTGGCCATGGCCGACCGCTCACGCATTTCACCTACCAAGCGTGGCTACCGCGTTCGCCGCGGCGATTCGCTGTACAGGATAGCCGGTAAGTTCAAGGTGTCGGTGCACGATATCATTGCCTGGAACTCCCTCGACCCGAACGCCTACCTGCAGCCCGGTCAAAAGCTCACCTTGTATGTCAGTGGTGGTTGA
- a CDS encoding transglycosylase SLT domain-containing protein produces MSAALAACQHNPTDTTHSGERETYTEPSPTEMFAGDTEATPHKPPADLWERIRRQMTWQKIHNEQVGHARDHYLRQPSYLPVVSERASLYLYYIVEEVEKRDIPIELALLPLVESTLNPFAVSSERAAGLWQIMPATGRWLGVHSDWWYDGRRDLRESTRIALDYLESLHKEFDEDWMLALAAYNAGKGRVGRAQRANTKQGLGTDYWSLKLPRETRHYVPRLLALSQIIAFPKPLTCRSPPCQTHRLSTWATLADR; encoded by the coding sequence ATGTCCGCTGCACTGGCGGCATGCCAACACAACCCCACCGATACGACGCATTCCGGTGAGCGGGAAACCTATACCGAACCCAGCCCCACAGAAATGTTCGCTGGCGACACCGAGGCCACTCCCCACAAACCACCGGCCGATCTGTGGGAGCGAATCCGCCGCCAGATGACCTGGCAAAAGATTCACAACGAACAGGTAGGCCATGCTCGCGACCACTACCTGCGGCAACCCAGCTATCTGCCTGTCGTATCTGAGCGCGCCTCTCTGTACCTGTATTACATTGTCGAGGAAGTGGAAAAGCGCGATATTCCCATCGAACTGGCGTTGTTGCCGCTGGTGGAAAGCACTCTCAATCCTTTTGCAGTGTCCTCGGAGCGAGCCGCCGGACTTTGGCAAATCATGCCTGCCACTGGCCGTTGGCTGGGCGTGCACAGCGACTGGTGGTACGACGGTCGTCGCGATCTGCGCGAATCCACGCGGATCGCCCTGGACTACCTCGAATCTCTGCACAAGGAGTTCGACGAGGATTGGATGCTCGCCCTTGCCGCCTATAACGCCGGTAAGGGACGCGTCGGTCGCGCACAACGGGCCAATACCAAGCAGGGCCTGGGCACGGATTACTGGTCATTGAAATTGCCCCGGGAGACACGTCATTACGTGCCCCGGCTTCTAGCCCTGAGCCAGATCATTGCCTTCCCGAAGCCTTTGACGTGCAGATCCCCCCCGTGCCAAACTCACCGGCTTTCGACGTGGGCAACACTGGCGGACAGATAG